One Anolis carolinensis isolate JA03-04 chromosome 4, rAnoCar3.1.pri, whole genome shotgun sequence DNA window includes the following coding sequences:
- the LOC100564683 gene encoding androgen-induced gene 1 protein isoform X4, whose translation MAMFLKHSLLTFCPHLWQASLEVLQTVLYILCTIIDTVALWIPSKERTVSGTLVPRRDFIFSAFVFPIGLFVAVAFWGLYAYDRELVYPKELDDINPSWLNHSMHTTILPLLFIELVICPHKYPNRIKGIFGLGFFAVTYLAWILWVHYKSGIWAYPILGVLSPLGMVIFFFVAFTIMVTFYLLGEQLTKQLWESADHYYSQFTGMSTCIKQMEESNSRIVSSNRGLK comes from the exons GTCCTGCAGACCGTATTGTATATACTGTGTACCATAATTGATACTGTAGCTCTGTGGATCCCTTCGAAAGAGAGGACTGTGTCAGGCACACTGGTGCCTAGAAGAGATTTCATCTTCTCAGCATTTGTATTCCCTATTGGCTTA TTTGTAGCTGTTGCTTTCTGGGGCCTTTATGCATATGACAGAGAACTCGTATACCCTAAAGAGCTTGATGATATTAATCCAAGTTGGCTTAATCACTCTATG CATACTACCATTCTGCCGCTGCTTTTCATAGAGCTGGTTATATGTCCTCACAAGTATCCCAATAGGATTAAAGGAATTTTTGGTCTTGGCTTCTTTGCAGTTACATACCTTGCCTG gatattATGGGTTCACTATAAATCTGGGATTTGGGCGTATCCAATTCTAGGAGTACTCAGTCCACTTGGGATGGTAATATTTTTTTTTGTCGCTTTCACTATCATGGTAACCTTCTACCTCCTTGGGGAGCAACTAACAAAACAGCTGTGGG AATCAGCTGATCATTATTATTCACAGTTTACCGGCATGTCTACATGTATAAAGCAGATGGAAGAATCTAATTCAAGAATTGTTTCTAGTAATAGAGGACTCAAGTAG